A stretch of DNA from Streptomyces rubradiris:
GGGTGGTGCCGGCGGGGCTCTGGCACGACCCGCAGGGGCTGCTGATCGGGCTGGGCGTCGGGGTGGTGGCGCTGGCACCCGCCGCGACCGGCGCGCTGGTGCGCGGCCACCGGGACGCCGCCGAGGCCGCCCGGCTGCGGGCCGAACAGACCGCGCTGCTGGCCGAGATGGACCGGACCCAGGCGGTCAACGCGGAACGGGCCCGGGTGGCGCGCGAGCTGCACGACATGGTCGCCAACCACCTGTCGGCCATCGCCATCCACTCCACGGCGGCCCTCTCCCTGGAGGACGCCAAGACCTCCCGGGAGGCGCTGGTCGTCATCCGGGAGAACAGCGTGGCGGGGCTGGCCGAGATGCGCCGGCTGATCGGCATCCTGCGGGACCGCTCCGGGGACCGGGAGCCCGCCGCCTCCCCGACCCTGGCGGGCCTCGGCGCGCTGGTCGGCACCGCCCGGGCGGGCGGCCTGGACGTCACGCTCGACGCCGGGCACGGCGAGGTGCCGGCGCCCGTGGAGCTGGCCGCCTACCGGATCGTGCAGGAGTCGCTGACCAACGCCCTGAAGCACGCGGCCGAGGGGAGCGTGCGCGTGGTGCTGCGGCAGCGGGACGGCCTGCTGGACATCCGGGTGACCAGCCCGTACCGGCCGGGCGGCGCCCCCCGGGTGCCGGGCTCCGGGGCCGGTCTGACCGGGATGCGGGAGCGGGCGGCGCTGCTCGGCGGCACGTTCGAGGCCGGGCCCCGAGGCGGCCTGTGGGCCGTACGGGCCGTGCTTCCGCTCACCGAAGGAGAACTCGCATGATCCGTGTCCTGGTCGCCGAGGACCAGTCCGCCGTCCGCGCCGGGCTGGCGCTGATCCTGGGCAGCGCGCCCGACATCGAGGTGGCCGGGGAGGCGGCGGACGGGGAGCAGGCGGTCGAACTGGCCCGCCGGCTGCGGCCGGACGTGGTGCTGATGGACGTGCAGATGCCGGTACTGGACGGGGTGTCCGCGACCCGGCGGATCGTGGCCGAGCAGCTCGCCGACGTCCTGGTGCTGACCACGTTCGACCTGGACGAGTACGTGTTCGGGGCGTTGCGGGCCGGGGCCGCGGGGTTCCTGTTGAAGCACGCGGAGGCGCGGGAGCTGCTGGAGGCGGTACGGACGGTGGCGCGCGGGGAGGGGGTGGTGGCACCGGCCGTGACCCGGCGGCTGATCGCCGAGTTCGCCGCGGGCCCGGTCGCGGACCGGGGTACGGCGGCCGACCCGGCGGTGCTGGAGGACCTGACCCGGCGGGAGCGGGAGGTGCTCGGCTGCGTCGGCGAGGGGCTGTCGAACGCGGAGATCGCCGGCCGCCTGGACATGGCGGAGGGCACGGTGAAGACGCACGTCAGCCGGTTGCTGGCCAAGCTGGGGCTGCGCAGCCGGGTGCAAGCCGCGGTGCTGGCCAGGGAGTTGGGGCTGTAGCGGGGCGCCCGCCGCAATGGCCGCCAGAATGGTCCAGACCTATTGACCTGTGGTCCAGACCTTTCTACCCTCGCAGCACCGTGGGGCATGAAGGCTCAGTCATGCCCCTGACACCTCTACTACGAGGGAGGCGCTCCATGCGCTTCAGACACAGAGCCGCGGCAGGGTTCGCGTCCCTGCTGCTCCCCCTGGCCGGCGCGGTCGGCCTCGCGAGCCCCGCCCAGGCCGCGTCCAACGCAACGGCCACCTTCACCAAGACCAGCGACTGGGGCTCCGGCTTCGGCGGCCAGTGGACCGTCAAGAACACCGGCACCAGCAGCATCAGCTCCTGGACCGTCGAGTGGGACTTCCCCTCCGGCACCAAGGTCACCTCGGCCTGGGACGCCACCGTCACCAACTCCGGTGACCACTGGACCGCCAAGAACGTCGGCTGGAACGGCACCATCGCCCCCGGCGCCTCCGTCTCCTTCGGCTTCAACGGCTCGGGCCCCGGCTCCCCGGCCAACTGCAAGCTGAACGGCGACAGCTGCGACGGCTCCACACAGCCGGGCGACGCCGCCCCGTCCGCCCCCGGCACCCCGACCGCCTCCTCCGTCACCGACACCTCGGTGAAGCTCTCCTGGAGCGCGGCCACCGACGACAAGGGCATCAAGAACTACGACGTGCTGCGCGACGGCAAGAAGGTCGCCACCGTCACCACCACCTCGTACACGGACACCGGCCTGACCGCCGGCACCGACTACTCCTACAGCGTGCAGGCCCGCGACACGGCCGACCAGACCGGCCCGGTCAGCGGCGCCGTCAAGGTGCACACCACCGGAGGCGGCAGCACCGAGCCGCCCACCGGTGACAAGGTGAAGATGGGCTACTTCACCGAGTGGGGCATCTACGGCCGCAACTACAACGTCAAGAACCTGGTGACGTCCGGCTCCGCAGCCAAGATCACGCACATCAACTACGCCTTCGGCAACGTCACCGGCGGCAAGTGCGCGATCGGCGACTCCTACGCCGACTACGACAAGGCGTTCACCGCCGAGAACTCGGTCAGCGGCGTCGCCGACACCTGGGACCAGCCGCTGCGCGGCAACTTCAACCAGCTGCGCCAGCTGAAGGCCAAGTACCCGCACATCAAGGTGCTGTGGTCGTTCGGCGGCTGGACCTGGTCCGGCGGCTTCGCGGACGCGGCCAAGAACCCGGCGGCCTTCGCGCAGTCCTGCTACGACCTGGTCGAGGACCCGCGCTGGGCCGATGTCTTCGACGGCATCGACATCGACTGGGAGTACCCGAACGCCTGCGGTCTGACCTGTGACACCAGCGGGCCCGCGGCCTACAAGAACCTGATGGCCGCGCTGCGCGCCAAGTTCGGCCCCGACTACCTGGTCACCGCCGCCACCACCGCCGACGGCACGGCCGGCGGCAAGATCGACGCCGCGGACTACGCGGGCGCCGCCCAGTACCTCGACTGGTACAACGTGATGACGTACGACTTCTTCGGTGCCTGGGACGCCAAGGGCCCGACCGCCCCGCACTCCCCGCTCACCTCGTACGACGGCATCCCGAAGGCGGGCTACACCACCGCCGACGCCATCGCCAAGTTCAAGTCGATCGGCGTGCCCGCCAAGAAGCTGCTCGTCGGCATCGGCTTCTACGGCCGCGGCTGGACCGGCGTCACCCAGGACACCCCGGGCGGCACGGCCACCGGCCCGGCGGCCGGCACCTACGAGCAGGGCATCGAGGACTACAAGGTCCTCAAGACCTCCTGCCCGGCCACCGGCACCGTCGCCGGCACGGCGTACGCGCACTGCGGCACCAACTGGTGGTCCTACGACACTCCCGCCACCATCAAGTCGAAGATGGCCTGGGCCAACACCCAGGGCCTCGGCGGAGCGTTCTTCTGGGAGTTCAGCGGCGACACCAGCAACGGCGAGCTGGTGAGCGCGATCAACGACAGCCTGTAAGACCTGTACGACCTGAAAAGCGCCTAAGCGACATTGACGCGCTGACCGGGCGGGGCTGCTTCCAGCCACGCGAGGAATCCGGTCAGCGCGTCTTCGCTCATGGCGAGTTCGAGGCGGGTTCCCCGATGCGTACAGGCCAGTACCACCGCGTCGGAGAGCAGCGCCAGCTCCTCCTCGCCCTCGGGCAGCCGGCGCCCGGCCACCTCGATCTGCGCCCGCTCCAGGACCCGGCGGGGACGGACGGCGTAGGAGAAGACCCGGTACCACTCGATGCGGTCGCCGTTGTAGCGGGCGACGCCGTAGGACCAGCCCTTGCCGCCCGTGTCCGGTTTCTCCGGGACGTCCCAGCGCAGCGAGCAGTCGAAGGTCCCGCCGGAGCGCTGGATGAGCCGGCGCCGCAGCCCGAACAGGAACAGCCCCACCACCACGAGCGCGACCACGATTCCGCACACAGTCAGAGCGAGGACCATCGGCACCGACCTCCTCGTCTCCTAGTTGGTGGAACTGCTTCTGCACTTGAGTAACGAAACGGAAAAAACACCCACATCTGCCTCAGCCGCGACCGGCACCGGATTGCTCCGGGCCGGCCGCGGCTGAGTGACGTCAACGTACCGCGCGGCTGGTTCAGCGCGCCGCCGCAGCACGCAGTCGGACGTCCGCGCGGCGCTCGGCGGCGGCGTCGCCCTCCGCCTTCGCCCGCTCCAGCTCCCGCTCCGTGCGCTGGACGTCGATCTCGTCCGACAGCTCGGCGATCTCGGCCAGCAGGGACAGCTTGTTGTCCGCGAACGAGATGAAACCGCCGTGCACCGCGGCGACGACCGTTCCACCTTCACTCGTACGGATGGTCACCGGGCCCGACTCCAGCACACCGAGCAGCGGCTGGTGACCGGGCATGACGCCGATGTCGCCGGACGTGGTGCGCGCGACGACCAGGGTGGCCTCGCCGGACCAGACCTGGCGGTCGGCGGCGACCAGCTCGACGTGCAGCTCAGCAGCCAAGAGTGGCTCCTCGGGTCACCACCCGGCAGGGGCGCCGGGTGTTGGGGTCAATTCTAGTGGGCGTGGGTGAGGGGGCGGGACGCGCCCGCCCCCTCGGATGAGCACGGGGCTCAGGAGACGCCCAGCTCCTTGGCGTTCTTCTTGAGGTCGTCGAGACCACCGCACATGAAGAAGGCCTGCTCGGGGAAGTGGTCGTACTCGCCGTCGCAGATCGCGTTGAACGCGGCGATCGACTCGTCCAGCGGCACGTCCGAGCCGTCCACGCCGGTGAACTGCTTGGCGACGTGGGTGTTCTGGGACAGGAAGCGCTCCACCCGACGGGCGCGGTGGACGACCAGCTTGTCCTCCTCGCCCAGCTCGTCGATACCGAGGATCGCGATGATGTCCTGGAGGTCCTTGTACTTCTGCAGGATCGTCTTCACGCGCATGGCCGCGTTGTAGTGGTCCTGCGAGATGTAGCGCGGGTCCAGAATCCGGGACGTGGAGTCCAGCGGGTCCACGGCCGGGTAGATGCCCTTCTCGGAGATCGGACGGGAGAGCACCGTCGTCGCGTCGAGGTGGGCGAAGGTGGTGGCCGGGGCCGGGTCGGTCAGGTCGTCGGCGGGGACGTAGATCGCCTGCATCGAGGTGATCGAGTGACCGCGGGTCGAGGTGATGCGCTCCTGGAGGAGACCCATCTCGTCGGCCAGATTCGGCTGGTAACCCACCGCGGACGGCATGCGGCCGAGCAGCGTGGAGACCTCGGAACCGGCCTGCGTGAAGCGGAAGATGTTGTCGATGAAGAACAGCACGTCCTGCTTCTGGACGTCACGGAAGTACTCGGCCATGGTGAGGCCGGCCAGCGCGACGCGCAGACGGGTGCCCGGGGGCTCGTCCATCTGACCGAAGACCAGCGCGGTCTTGTCGATGACGCCCGAGTCGGTCATCTCCTCGATGAGGTCGTTGCCCTCACGGGTGCGCTCGCCGACACCGGCGAACACGGAGACACCGTCGTGGTTGTTGGCGACACGGTAGATCATCTCCTGGATGAGCACCGTCTTGCCGACGCCGGCGCCGCCGAACAGACCGATCTTGCCGCCCTTGACGTACGGGGTGAGCAGGTCGATGACCTTGACGCCCGTCTCGAACATCTCGGTCTTCGACTCGAGCTCGTCGAAGTTCGGCGCCTTGCGGTGGATCGGCCAGCGCTCGCCCTCGTAGGACTCGTCGACGTTCAGCACCTCACCGAGGGTGTTGAACACCTTGCCCTTGGTGAAGTCGCCGACCGGCACCGAGATCGGCGCGCCGGTGTCGACGACCGGGGCCTGGCGGACCAGACCGTCGGTCGGCTGCATGGAGATGGTGCGGACCAGGCCGTCACCCAGGTGCTGGGCGACCTCAAGGGTCAGGGTCTTCTTCTGACCCTCGTTCGCCGGGTCGGCGACCTCGACGTTCAGTGCCTGGTAGATGTCCGGCATCGCGTCGACGGGGAACTCCACGTCGACGACCGGGCCGATGACCCGGGCGACGCGGCCCGTAGCCGTCGCGGTCTCAACAGTGGTGGTCATTTATCGGTCACTCCCCGCGGTCGCGTCGGCCAGGGCGCTCGCGCCACCGACGATCTCGCTGATTTCCTGGGTGATTTCGGCCTGGCGGGCCGCGTTGGCAAGACGGGAGAGCGTGTTGATCAGCTCGCCCGCGTTGTCGGTGGCCGACTTCATCGCGCGCCGCGTGGCGGCGTGCTTCGAAGCGGCCGACTGGAGCAGCGCGTTGTACACGCGGCTCTCCACGTAGCGCGGCAGCAGGGCGTCGAGGACGTCCTCCGCCGAGGGCTCGAAGTCGTACAGCGGGAGGATCTCGCCCTGGGGCTTGACCTCCTCGGCGACCTCGTCGAGGCGCAGCGGCAGCAGCCGGGCGTCGAGCGCCGTCTGCGTCATCATCGAGACGAACTCGGTGAAGACCATGTGGAGCTCGTCCACACCGCCCTCGGCCGTGTCCTTCTGGATGGCCTCGATCAGCGGCGCCGCCACCTTCTTGGCGTCCGCGTACGTCGGCTCGTCGGTGAAGCCGCTCCACGACTCCGCGACCTTGCGCTCACGGAAGTTGTAGTGGGCGACACCACGCCGGCCGACGATGTACGTGTCGACCTGCTTGCCCTCGCGCTCCAGGCGCTCGGTCAGCTGCTCCGCGGCCTTGATGGCGTTGGAGTTGAAGGCGCCGGCCAGACCGCGGTCGCTCGTCAGGAGCAGGACCGCGGCGCGGGTCGGGTTCTCCGCCTCCGTGGTGAGCGGGTGCTTGGTGTTCGAACCCGTGCCCACCGCCGTGACCGCGCGCGTCAGCTCGGTCGCGTACGGCGTGGAGGCCGCCACCTTGCGCTGCGCCTTGACGACGCGCGAGGCGGCGATCATCTCCATCGCCTTGGTGATCTTCTTGGTCGCGCTGACGGATCGGATGCGACGCTTGTAGACCCGGAGCTGGGCTCCCATGAGTCAGGTCCCTTCCTTACGTCACTTGGAAGCAGCGGCAGGAGTGTCCTCGCCGAGCAGCTTGCCGTCCGAGGTCTCGAACTGCTTCTTGAAGGCCGCGATCGCGTCGGCGACGGCCGTGAGCGTGTCGTCGGACATCTTGCCGCCCTCACGGATGGAGGTCATGAGGCCCTGCTCGCTGCGGTGCAGGTACTCCAGCAGCTCCTTCTCGAAGCGGCGGATGTCGGCGACCGGAACGTCGTCCATCTTGCCGGTGGTGCCGGCCCAGACGGAGACGACCTGGTCCTCGGTGGACATCGGCTGGTACTGGTCCTGCTTCAGCAGCTCGACCATGCGCTGACCGCGCTCCAGCTGGGCCTTGGAGGCGGCGTCCAGGTCGGAACCGAAGGCGGCGAAGGCCTCCAGCTCACGGAACTGGGCGAGGTCGACGCGGAGGCGGCCGGAGACCTGCTTCATCGCCTTGTGCTGGGCGGAACCACCGACTCGGGAGACGGAGATACCGACGTTCAGCGCGGGACGCTGACCGGCGTTGAACAGGTCCGACTCCAGGAAGCACTGGCCGTCGGTGATGGAGATGACGTTGGTCGGGATGAACGCCGAGACGTCGTTGGCCTTGGTCTCGACGATCGGCAGACCGGTCATCGAACCCGCACCCATGTCGTCGGAGAGCTTGGCGCAGCGCTCCAGCAGCCGGGAGTGCAGGTAGAAGACGTCACCCGGGTAGGCCTCACGGCCCGGCGGCCGGCGCAGCAGCAGCGACACGGCGCGGTAGGCGTCGGCCTGCTTCGACAGGTCGTCGAAGATGATCAGGACGTGCTTGCCCTGGTACATCCAGTGCTGGCCGATGGCCGAACCGGTGTACGGCGCCAGGTACTTGAAGCCGGCCGGGTCGGACGCCGGGGCGGCGACGATGGTCGTGTACTCCAGGGCGCCGTTCTCCTCCAGCGCGCGGCGCACACCGGCGATGGTGGAGCCCTTCTGGCCGATGGCGACGTAGATGCAGCGGACCTGCTTCTTGGGGTCGCCCGAGCGCCAGTTGTCGCGCTGGTTGATGATCGTGTCGACGGCCAGGGCGGTCTTGCCGGTCTGGCGGTCACCGATGATCAGCTGACGCTGACCGCGGCCGATCGGGGTCATCGCGTCGACGGCCTTGTAGCCCGTCTCCATCGGCTCGTGCACCGACTTGCGCTGCATGACCGTGGGGGCCTGCAGCTCAAGGGCGCGGCGGCCGTCGGTCTCGATCTCGCCGAGGCCGTCGATCGGGTTGCCGAGCGGGTCGACGACACGGCCGAGGTAGCCCTCGCCGACCGCGACGGAGAGGACCTCACCGGTACGGGTGACCGGCTGACCCTCCTCGATGCCGCTGAACTCACCGAGGACGATGGCGCCGATCTCGCGCTCTTCCAGGTTGAGCGCGAGGCCGAGGGTGCCGTCCTCGAACTTCAGCAGTTCGTTGGCCATGGCCGAGGGGAGGCCCTCGACCTTCGCGATGCCGTCGCCGGCAAGGGTGACCGTACCGACCTCCTCGCGCGAGGCCGCGTCCGGCTTGTACGACTGGACGAAGTTCTCCAGCGCGTCCCGGATCTCCTCCGGCCGGATCGTGAGCTCCGCCATCTGGGTTCCCTGCTCTCCTTGTTGGGCCCGAAGTTTCACTTTGGGGGGATGGGGACTCCCCCCAACAGGAGGTGAATCCTCTGCACGGCCCAACCAGGGCCGTAAGTACGTACTGCGTCTTCCGGAGTTTCTCGAAAGACCGATATATCGAGTTGCTGCTAGCTCGCCATGCGGCGGGCGGCCTCGTCGAGCCGGTCCGCGAGGGAGCCGTTGATGACCTCGTCACCGACCTGCACCCGGATGCCGCCGATGACCTCGGGGTCGACGTCCAGGTTGAGGTGCATCCGACGGCCGTAGAGCTTGGTCAGGGCGGCACCGAGGCGCTGCTTCTGCCCGTCGCTCAGCGGCACCGCCGAGGTGACGACGGCGACCACGCGGTTCCGGCGCTCGGCGGCGAGCTTGGACAGGGACTCCAGTCCCGCTTCCAGGCTACGTCCACGCGGCGCGGTGGCCAGGCGCGTCACCAGTCGCTCGGTGGCCGGCTTGGCCCGCCCGCCCAGCAGCCGGTGCAGCAGCTCGGTCTTGGCCGAGGTGCCGGCGGCGCGGTCGGTGAGCGCGGCGCGCAGCCCGGTGCTGGAGGCGACGATCCGGCCGAACCGGAAGAGCTCGTCCTCGACGTCGTCGAGCGTGCCCGTCTTCTCCGCGGCCGTGAGGTCGGCGATGTCCGCCAGCTCCTCCAGCGCGTCCACCAGGTCGCGCGGCTGCGACCAGCGGGACCGGGCCAGCCCGGACAGCAGGTCGGCGGTCGGACCGCTGACCTGGCCGCCGATCAGACGCTGGACCAGCTGGGCCTTCGCCTCTCCGGGCTGCGCCGGGTCGGTGAGGACCCGGCGCAGGCCGGCCTCGCGGTCGAGCAGCGCGGTGACGGCCGCCAGCTCGTCGGCGAGCTGCGCGGCGTCCACGGACGTGGAGTCCGTCAGCGCGTCCAGACGCTCCCGTGCGGCTGCCAGTGCCTCGCGGCTCGCTCCGTTCATCGCGTGGCCTCGGCCTTCTCCTCGAGCTCGTCGAGGAAGCGGTCGATCACACGGCTCTGACGGGCGTGGTCCTCAAGGGACTCGCCGACGAGCTTGCCGGCCAGTTCGGTGGCGAGCCGGCCGACGTCCTGGCGCAGCGCGGACGCGGCGGCCTTGCGGTCGGCCTCGATCTGGGCGTGACCGGCGGCGACGATCTCCTCGCGCTGGCGCTGGCCCTCGGCCCGCATCTCGGCGATGAGCGCGGCACCCTGCTCCTGCGCCTCCTGGCGCAGGCGCGCGGCCTCGTGCCGGGCCTCGGCGAGCTGGGCCTTGTACTGCTCAAGGACGCT
This window harbors:
- a CDS encoding sensor histidine kinase, with translation MARTFTRPHRDDWWIAVGGLLGGLLLWALGIHPREHTDNLVLWHTPWAPLVPLALTAACEPLRRVRPRVGLLVGTLMLVLDTVTLGSVITVVLYTDLMYAAVLYGTPASARRIPWIAGMLTVLGGVVPAGLWHDPQGLLIGLGVGVVALAPAATGALVRGHRDAAEAARLRAEQTALLAEMDRTQAVNAERARVARELHDMVANHLSAIAIHSTAALSLEDAKTSREALVVIRENSVAGLAEMRRLIGILRDRSGDREPAASPTLAGLGALVGTARAGGLDVTLDAGHGEVPAPVELAAYRIVQESLTNALKHAAEGSVRVVLRQRDGLLDIRVTSPYRPGGAPRVPGSGAGLTGMRERAALLGGTFEAGPRGGLWAVRAVLPLTEGELA
- a CDS encoding response regulator, producing the protein MIRVLVAEDQSAVRAGLALILGSAPDIEVAGEAADGEQAVELARRLRPDVVLMDVQMPVLDGVSATRRIVAEQLADVLVLTTFDLDEYVFGALRAGAAGFLLKHAEARELLEAVRTVARGEGVVAPAVTRRLIAEFAAGPVADRGTAADPAVLEDLTRREREVLGCVGEGLSNAEIAGRLDMAEGTVKTHVSRLLAKLGLRSRVQAAVLARELGL
- a CDS encoding glycoside hydrolase family 18 chitinase, producing MRFRHRAAAGFASLLLPLAGAVGLASPAQAASNATATFTKTSDWGSGFGGQWTVKNTGTSSISSWTVEWDFPSGTKVTSAWDATVTNSGDHWTAKNVGWNGTIAPGASVSFGFNGSGPGSPANCKLNGDSCDGSTQPGDAAPSAPGTPTASSVTDTSVKLSWSAATDDKGIKNYDVLRDGKKVATVTTTSYTDTGLTAGTDYSYSVQARDTADQTGPVSGAVKVHTTGGGSTEPPTGDKVKMGYFTEWGIYGRNYNVKNLVTSGSAAKITHINYAFGNVTGGKCAIGDSYADYDKAFTAENSVSGVADTWDQPLRGNFNQLRQLKAKYPHIKVLWSFGGWTWSGGFADAAKNPAAFAQSCYDLVEDPRWADVFDGIDIDWEYPNACGLTCDTSGPAAYKNLMAALRAKFGPDYLVTAATTADGTAGGKIDAADYAGAAQYLDWYNVMTYDFFGAWDAKGPTAPHSPLTSYDGIPKAGYTTADAIAKFKSIGVPAKKLLVGIGFYGRGWTGVTQDTPGGTATGPAAGTYEQGIEDYKVLKTSCPATGTVAGTAYAHCGTNWWSYDTPATIKSKMAWANTQGLGGAFFWEFSGDTSNGELVSAINDSL
- a CDS encoding DUF2550 domain-containing protein, which produces MVLALTVCGIVVALVVVGLFLFGLRRRLIQRSGGTFDCSLRWDVPEKPDTGGKGWSYGVARYNGDRIEWYRVFSYAVRPRRVLERAQIEVAGRRLPEGEEELALLSDAVVLACTHRGTRLELAMSEDALTGFLAWLEAAPPGQRVNVA
- a CDS encoding F0F1 ATP synthase subunit epsilon, which encodes MAAELHVELVAADRQVWSGEATLVVARTTSGDIGVMPGHQPLLGVLESGPVTIRTSEGGTVVAAVHGGFISFADNKLSLLAEIAELSDEIDVQRTERELERAKAEGDAAAERRADVRLRAAAAR
- the atpD gene encoding F0F1 ATP synthase subunit beta; the protein is MTTTVETATATGRVARVIGPVVDVEFPVDAMPDIYQALNVEVADPANEGQKKTLTLEVAQHLGDGLVRTISMQPTDGLVRQAPVVDTGAPISVPVGDFTKGKVFNTLGEVLNVDESYEGERWPIHRKAPNFDELESKTEMFETGVKVIDLLTPYVKGGKIGLFGGAGVGKTVLIQEMIYRVANNHDGVSVFAGVGERTREGNDLIEEMTDSGVIDKTALVFGQMDEPPGTRLRVALAGLTMAEYFRDVQKQDVLFFIDNIFRFTQAGSEVSTLLGRMPSAVGYQPNLADEMGLLQERITSTRGHSITSMQAIYVPADDLTDPAPATTFAHLDATTVLSRPISEKGIYPAVDPLDSTSRILDPRYISQDHYNAAMRVKTILQKYKDLQDIIAILGIDELGEEDKLVVHRARRVERFLSQNTHVAKQFTGVDGSDVPLDESIAAFNAICDGEYDHFPEQAFFMCGGLDDLKKNAKELGVS
- a CDS encoding F0F1 ATP synthase subunit gamma, which produces MGAQLRVYKRRIRSVSATKKITKAMEMIAASRVVKAQRKVAASTPYATELTRAVTAVGTGSNTKHPLTTEAENPTRAAVLLLTSDRGLAGAFNSNAIKAAEQLTERLEREGKQVDTYIVGRRGVAHYNFRERKVAESWSGFTDEPTYADAKKVAAPLIEAIQKDTAEGGVDELHMVFTEFVSMMTQTALDARLLPLRLDEVAEEVKPQGEILPLYDFEPSAEDVLDALLPRYVESRVYNALLQSAASKHAATRRAMKSATDNAGELINTLSRLANAARQAEITQEISEIVGGASALADATAGSDR
- the atpA gene encoding F0F1 ATP synthase subunit alpha; translated protein: MAELTIRPEEIRDALENFVQSYKPDAASREEVGTVTLAGDGIAKVEGLPSAMANELLKFEDGTLGLALNLEEREIGAIVLGEFSGIEEGQPVTRTGEVLSVAVGEGYLGRVVDPLGNPIDGLGEIETDGRRALELQAPTVMQRKSVHEPMETGYKAVDAMTPIGRGQRQLIIGDRQTGKTALAVDTIINQRDNWRSGDPKKQVRCIYVAIGQKGSTIAGVRRALEENGALEYTTIVAAPASDPAGFKYLAPYTGSAIGQHWMYQGKHVLIIFDDLSKQADAYRAVSLLLRRPPGREAYPGDVFYLHSRLLERCAKLSDDMGAGSMTGLPIVETKANDVSAFIPTNVISITDGQCFLESDLFNAGQRPALNVGISVSRVGGSAQHKAMKQVSGRLRVDLAQFRELEAFAAFGSDLDAASKAQLERGQRMVELLKQDQYQPMSTEDQVVSVWAGTTGKMDDVPVADIRRFEKELLEYLHRSEQGLMTSIREGGKMSDDTLTAVADAIAAFKKQFETSDGKLLGEDTPAAASK
- a CDS encoding F0F1 ATP synthase subunit delta, with product MNGASREALAAARERLDALTDSTSVDAAQLADELAAVTALLDREAGLRRVLTDPAQPGEAKAQLVQRLIGGQVSGPTADLLSGLARSRWSQPRDLVDALEELADIADLTAAEKTGTLDDVEDELFRFGRIVASSTGLRAALTDRAAGTSAKTELLHRLLGGRAKPATERLVTRLATAPRGRSLEAGLESLSKLAAERRNRVVAVVTSAVPLSDGQKQRLGAALTKLYGRRMHLNLDVDPEVIGGIRVQVGDEVINGSLADRLDEAARRMAS
- a CDS encoding F0F1 ATP synthase subunit B: MSPLVQLAAEEAENPLIPPIPELVIGLIAFVIVFAFLAKKLLPNINKVLEERREAIEGGIEKAEAAQTEAQSVLEQYKAQLAEARHEAARLRQEAQEQGAALIAEMRAEGQRQREEIVAAGHAQIEADRKAAASALRQDVGRLATELAGKLVGESLEDHARQSRVIDRFLDELEEKAEATR